ATTTTGGGCATCCTTTTGACTGTTTGTGTTGGTTGTTTAATGATACACAAATTACTGAATTTTAGTAATATGCAGCGAGGATGCCCCTTATTATTTTAAATTAACTTTTTAAACATACCTTCTCATAGCTCATAGCTAAAAAGGTTTTAGAGGAACATCGAGCTGAACGAAAGGTTTACACCGATCTGAGCGAGCAGGATATCAGTTTTTGATTTTCTTGTGTTGTATGAAACTGTTGCATTTTGGGTGTTTATTATGACATCACCCTCGGTGAGGTATTCAGCTTTTGTACCCATGAGGTATCTCGCCTTTATATCAACCATCACTCTTGTGCCCATTTGATCGTACACTGTGAACATCAATCCGGCACCACCTCCGTAGCTGAAAGCCCAGTCGCTGAAATTCTGATCAGATATGGTTTCTTTTCCGGAAAATCTTTCAAGAAGTGAAGTCTGGGTGTACATGTACGAACCACCTGCGATCAACTCAACATATGGCTTGAAGAGGGTGCTGGGTGGAGCAATACGAATCAGAGCATGTCCCAAAACAATGTTGTTTGATCTGGTAACATCAACAGTCAGGTCAGGGATAGTGTTGCTGAGAGGTGCTCTTCTTGTTTCATTTCCATAATTAACAAACGCAAGATCGAAACCCCATTCGACAGGTACACCGGGTGCTGTGGGGAAAAGAATTTCACCACCGATACCGATACCGGTTCTTGAGAGGTTGTCTTTGAATTCACCCTGTGGGAAACCGAGAGTAAAATTTATGCCAAAACTTTGAGCAATAGCCTGTGATGAAAATATCATTAAGGCAGCGGCAACAATAAATATATTCTTCTTGTTCATGATCTTCCTGATTAAGTTTATTAAAAACTAAAGTGGCAATATAACAAAATGTAGAGATTAATATTGTTAAATTACCCTGTAAGTTTTTCAGAAATTGTTGGAGTAACATGGGAAAAATAGTAACAGAGACCCTTATACGCCTCGTAATTGTATTAACGGCGGTATATTTTATAAGAATGGCATTTCCCGATGACAAATTTTGGCTGATCCTGGCCATAACTGCTGTTATTGGGGGTGTAGTTCTCCCTGCTTACAATTCGTACACCGGTTTTTACAAAAGTAACAGGGAGATAATTGAAAACTCCATCTGTTCGAAATGCCGCCACTTTGATGAATCCGCAGTTCTCTGCAAAAAGTATGAAAGCCACCCGAGACCCGATTTTATTCCATGCGACGGGAAAGAATTTGAGGGGTAGAACTGTTTAATTTCTAAATTGGTTTTAATTATATTGTGTTATTATTTTAATCAATTATTATTCAGATATGAGCCCATTAATGAAGAGATCAATTGCAGCAGTGGCGTTTGTTGTGCTGGTGTTCACCGTGGTGTTGATGGTGACCCCTGTACAGTCGCAAACACTTAAAAATGCCTTCCCAAACATCACAATTCCCAATCCTGTTGACCTTCAGTCACCAATGGATGAGACGAACAGAATTTTTGTTGTCTCTCAGCAGGGGCGAATATTCGTCTTCCCGAACAGAAGTGATGCCTCGAATCCTAAAACTTTTCTCGATCTGACCGACCGTGTTCTTTACGGTGGTGAACAGGGGTTACTCGGACTTGCATTTCACCCCAACTTCATAAAAAACGGCTTCTTTTATGTCAATTATACCGCAAGCAATCCCCGAAGAACGATAATTTCCCGTTTTCAGGTTTCAAATGTGAATGGCGACTCCGCTGTAAAAGCATCAGAATATATTTTAATGACCTACAACCAGCCCTTTTCAAACCACAATGGCGGTCAGGTGAGTTTTGGTCCTGATGGTTATCTCTATATTGCTGCAGGAGATGGCGGCTCCTCGGGTGATCCTCAGGGAAACGGACAAAACAAGGCTGCACTTCTGGGAAAGATTTTAAGAATTGATGTGAACGGCACTTCCCCCGGAAAAAATTACGCAATCCCTCCCGATAATCCATTTGCAGGCAACACACAGGGATGGGCAGAGGAGGTTTACGCTTACGGAATGAGGAATCCCTGGCGGTTCAGTTTCGATCTTGCAACCAACAAACTCTGGGTTGCAGATGTGGGGCAAAACATGTGGGAAGAGATAAATATCGTAGAAAAAGGGGGTAACTATGGCTGGAAAATCATGGAGTCGTTCCATTGCTACAGTCCGTCGACAAGCTGTGACACCACAGGTTTAAAGCTCCCGATTTGGGAATATGCCCACAATTCCACAGGCGGATATTCGATCACGGGTGGCTTCGTTTACAGAGGGAACAAAAACCCGAAGCTTACTGGTAAGTATATCTATGCCGATTATGTCTCAAAAAGGATTTGGGCTCTGAAATATACTCCCGGACAGCCCGTTCAAAATGAAGTACTGCTTAATAATTCAGGACTTTCAATAGTCTCTTTTGGTGAAGACAACTTCAAAAACCTTTATATCCTCGATTATTCAGGCAAGATTTATATGTTCGAACCGCAGGTGGATGCTGTTGATGCAATTCCACAGTTTACAGGTGGAGATTTTGCAGCACTCAAACAGAATTACCCGAATCCTTTCAATCCCTCCACTTCAATATCATTCTCCCTTGCAAAAGAAAGCAGCGTAAAACTCGAAGTGTATGACATTTTCGGATCACTTATTGAAGAGATCAAAAAAGGGGTTTATAACGCCGGTGAATTTGTCTTCGGCTGGGAACCGAATCGACTCGCATCAGGTACCTACCTTATCAGAATGACCGCCTCCGCCACCGATGGCAAAGGAATAGAAACCCAAACCATCAAGGCACTGTTTATGAAATAATGATGAATATTTGAAGGCTGAAATACGAAGGCTGAATATTTGAAGAATGGTTCCACGGATATCACGGATTTAGCACAGATTTCACGGATGGGATTTTGAGCCCTTGTGGCTACATGTGGTCAGGGGACGCTGATACACGCAGATTAGACGGAATTACGCAGATGCGATTTTGGCCCCGGATGGGGTCATGTATGGGTAGAGATGGTTCCACGGATGCGATTTTGGCCCCGGATGGGGTCATGTATGGGTAGAGATGGTTCCACGGATGTGATTTTGGCCCCGGATGGGGTCATGTATGGGTAGAGATGGTTCCACGGATGTGATTTTGGCCCCGGATGGGGTCATGTATGGGTAGAGATGGTTCCACGGATGTGATTTTGGCTCCGGATGGGGTCATGTATGGGTAGAGATGGTTCCACGGATATCACGGATTTAACACAGATGGACACAGATGGATTTTGAGCCCTTGTGGCGACATGTGTGTAGGGGACGCAGATACACGCAGATTAAACAGATCGTCGCTTTTTATCCTTATCATCTTAAATTTTGTCGGTTGGACAATCGGGACGATTGTCACTCCTCTTCAGATTTCCCGGGTTTTTCGGCAAAACATTCATACCTGATAACTCATAAATCATAACTAACTACCCTTCTGCGAAATTCCGTTTAATCTGCGTGTATCCGCGTCCCCTAAAAATCCTTCCGTGTAAAATCCGTGACATCCGTGGAACTATCTCTATTCAACCCCCTATTTCAACAAATCTGCCAGAGCATCATCTATTTCGGGGAATGTAAACTTGAACCCTGTTTTTTCGGTGTATGCGGGGACAACCTTCTGGCTTTCGAGGATGGTAGCCGACATTTCACCAAACATGAGTTTCACCGCAAATGAAGGGACTTTCATCAGCGACGGTTTCTTGAGTGCCTTACCCAACTGAAATGCGAATACATCCATCGTTATGGGAGTGGGGGAAACGCCGTTGAACACACCATCCTGCGGATTGTCGATCAGGTGAAGATAAAAATTGACTATGTCGTCGATGTGTATCCATGACATCCACTGGGTGCCGCTACCGATGGGACCGCCCACCATAAATCTATATGCAGGGATCATCTTTTTTAGTGCACCGCCTTCGGGTGAAAGTACCACACCTGTTCTCACAATCGAAACTTTCACTCTGTATTGTTCCGCAAGGAGTGCCTGTTTTTCCCAGGCATCGCACACATCAGAGAGGAATCCTTCCCCTTTGCGGGAGGTTTCATCCACTTCTTCGTCTCCTGTATTTCCGTAGAATCCTGTTGCAGAGGAGGAAATCAGCACTTCCGGTTTTTTCTCCAAAAGTGAGATGGCGTGAATGAGTGCATCGGTGGTTTGGACACGGCTGTTGAGAATGACCATTTTATAAGGCTCGCTCCATCTTTCAGCAACTGAAGCTCCCGCAAGGTTTACAAAAGCTGCGGCTCCCTCAAGTTTTGAGAGGACGGGCTTGGGATCGCGGTAGTCCCACTTCACAAATTCATTTATATAAGCCATTCCGCGGGCTTGAACTGGATCCCGCGTTATCACAACAGGGACATCGCCCCGTTCGTATATTTTTTTGCAAAGGTGCTTGCCGATTAAGCCAGTAGCACCAGTGAGTACAATTCGTTTTGCCATTACGATAATCCTGATTTTTCGGTTTCCAATAGTAACAAAAATCGAAGTCATTTAATTTCAGTATTTTTGTAAAAAACAATCATTCTTTTTTGAAAAGGATCCAATGACGAATTTTGGACGACGGTTTGCCTCTTTCTTCCCGGCATTTATACTTTTTACGACAGCTTCATTTTCTCAATATTCACCAACCTCACCTTACCTGAATGATCCCGACAGGCTCATTGGATATGTTGACAGTTGTGCGAAATTCTGGTTTAACTCATACGATGCGACTTATGGCGGATTTTACACAAATGTGGACAGGATGGGGAATGTTATCACATCTTGGGGGACAAACAAGAAACCGCTGACGCAAACCCGTCACGCCTATGCTTTTTCAAAGGCTTTTATGCTTACTGGAAATGAAGTGTATCTGCAAAAAGCTCAGGACGCTCTCTCGTTTTTATACGGTAAGGCATGGGATAACACAAACGGCGGCTGGTATGGCGATCTGACACGGCAAGGCTCTCCAGTATCATCATCCTCCGCCAAAACGGCTTTTGACGCACATTACGCACTTTTGGGAATCGCTTCCATGTATGAGGCTACCCGCGATCCGCTTGCCGAGTCATGGTTCAAAAAGGGATACGACCTCCTCGAAAACAGGTACTGGGACAGAGGCTCTGCTTTCGGATATTTCGATCAGGCAACAGCGAATTTTTCCACCCTGTCAGGCAAAAGTTTTAACGCAACTGTGGATGCCCTGACTACACATCTCCTCTTGATGAGCAGACTGACGGGAGAAACAAAGTACATCACCAAAGTCGACTCGGTTGTTTTGAACATCCTCAACAGGCTTGTGCCTACGATGGACAGCCAGCAAATCGGGTTTGCAGAGTTGTATAATAATGACTGGAGCATAAACCAGTCTGAAACCATGACGATAATGGGACATGTTCTCAAAACTGCATGGGTGCTCGGAAGGGCGTACAGACTTGACCCCAAACCGGAGTATATAACAGCCGCAAGGAAGCTTTTTAATAATGTCCTGCTGAAAGGATATGATCACATTTACGGCGCACCCTACAAGGATTACAACAGAACAACAGGTCAGATGCTTCTTTGGGGGATTCAGGATTCCGCAAAGGCATGGTGGCAGGTTGAGCAGGCAATAACAGGTGGATTGGAACTTTGGGACATAACAAAAGATGATGAATACCTTAAAGCAGCTGATGAGAGTATAAGTTTCTTTATGAATTACTTTGTTGATCGCACCTATGGAGAAGTTTACGAGAATACAATGCGAAGGGGGGGCAGAGTATGGGGCGAGCATAAAGGAAACGGTTTCAAAGCGGCATATCATTCGGTTGAACTCGGTTACCTCACATATCTGTACTCAAAAATATATCTCGCAAAACAGCCATTCTCTCTCTATTACAAATTTTCTCCATCGATTACTCCGAGAGCAATGAAAGTATCACCACTTCTTACCTCAACAGGGAAGTTGATCATTTCGGATGTTACGCTTGATGGAGCTCCATTTGCTTCATTTAATCCAAGTACCCTCGAGCTGTATCTCTCTTCAAACATGGGTGGAAAATTCAAAGTGACCTTTCAGCCACAGGAACTTTCCTCAATCGCAGATCAGGAGCAGGGTTTCCCCTCGGAAATGGTGCTGAATCAGAACTATCCCAATCCCTTCAATCCCGTTACGAACATATCGTTTGAACTTAAAAACGGTTCTGAAGTGTTGATACGAGTATATGATGTGATGGGAAATGAAGTTGCGACTCCTTTCGCAGGTTACAAGTCCGCAGGGAAACACAGTATAATATTTGATGCCTCCGGACTGAATTCGGGAGTTTATTTCTACACACTTAAAACAGGTACAGGAACGCAAAGCCGGAAAATGACGCTCTTAAAATGACACAGAACAGAATGAAAAAATATGATCTCGCCGTCTTTGATATGGACGGAACTCTCTTCGATTCAGCCGATACAATTTATCATGCTGCGATAAAAACTTTCGATGCACTCGGCATGAAAAATGTCAATTTCCCGCGTGACAGGTTCGAAACACAGATCGGTGCCCATTTTGCAGATATCTTTGTCGAATTTGGAATTGAAGTCCCCGATATAGAGCATTATATCGATGTCTATAAAGGAATTTATTTCGATTTTATAGATGATACAAAATTTTATCCCGGTATTCCGGAACTTCTCGACTCCCTGAAGGATTCAGGAGTAAAGCTTGGACTTTTGACAACAAAAAATCAGCATCAGACTGAAAGAATAGCAGACCATTTCAATCTTCATCAGTGGTTTGAAGTGTTGATGGGACGGAAACCTGGAATAAAGATAAAGCCCGATCCGGAGCCGCTCGAACTGATTATCTCACATTTTGGAGCTGAAAAATCGGGTACCGTTATGATTGGTGACACGGAATTCGACATCGGATGTGGACAAAACGCAGGAGTGGACACCATTGCACTTGGATTCGGGTACAGGGATGAGAAATCATTACTGGATTTAAAGCCAACATACTATGCGGCCACGGTGGAGGAGCTGAAAGGGATATTGTTCTCTAAATAAAACTTCAGCCAATTATTTGTTCAACTTTTTAACACATATTTTAACCGCACATGAAAAAAATCCTGATACTTTTTGCACACCCTGCACTTGAGAAGTCACGGGTGAATAAAAAACTCGTCTCAATTGCAAAGAAAACCGAAGGAATCACCTTTCGTGATCTTTATGAAATTTATCCCCGTTTCGATATTGATGTAAAAAGAGAGCAAAAGCTGTTGCTCGAACACGATATCATCATTTTCCACCATCCTTTTTACTGGTACAGTTGCCCGCCTCTGCTGAAACAGTGGATTGATCTCGTTCTTGAACACGGCTGGGCATACGGCTCGAAAGGTAATGCACTTGCGGGTAAAGCCGGACTGAATATCATCACAGCGGGTGGCAGAGAGATTGCATACACAAAAGAAGGTTTGAACAAGCACACCGTATGGGAGTTCCTCGCCCCGTTCAGACAGTCGTTTGCACTTTGCAAAATGGTGCCGCTCCCCTCTTTCGTAATTTACGGTACCCACCGCCTGGATAAAGAGGGAATTGAGAGAAGTGCTGCTGACTATCGCAAGGTTCTCGAAATGTTGCGGGATGAAAAATTAGATGAGGCACAACTACAAAAAATTCAATATTTAAACGATCTTCTAACACCTGAAGCGGAGGCATAATATGCACGAAGGAGGATTTTTCTATCAGGCGTTTCTTTACCTTGTAACTGCAGTTGTCACAGTGCCGATTGCAAAGAGGCTGGGGCTCGGATCGGTTCTCGGTTATCTCATCGGAGGAATTATTATCGGTCCCGCACTCCTCGGACTTGTTGGAAATGAGGGACAGGATATTATGCATTTCGCTGAATTCGGGGTTGTAATGATGCTTTTTGTGATCGGATTGGAGCTGGAACCGTCCCTTCTCTGGCGGCTTCGTGCTTCCATTCTCGGAATGGGTGGTCTCCAGATTGGCTTGACCGCACTCCTGGCGGGTGGTGTTGCGTTTGCCTTCGGACTGTCTTGGCAAGCATCACTTGCCATCGGATTTACTCTGTCTCTCTCCTCCACAGCAATAGTGATGCAGACACTTCAGGAAAAAGGACTCATTAAATCAGGGGCGGGCCAAAGCTCCTTTTCCGTGCTGCTTTTTCAGGACATCGCAGTCATCCCGATACTTGCGATATTTCCTCTTCTCGCCACCACAAACACAACAGCGCCTGTAAATGCACATCCTTCATTCATGGAAACACTTCCGGCATGGCTGCAGACGCTTTTTGTTATCGGCGCAGTAGGGGTGATAGTTCTCGCAGGGAAATATCTCTTGAATCATGTTTTCAGAATAGTCGCAAAAACCGCGATGCGTGAAATTTTTACGGCGATGGTCCTCCTTTTGGTCATCGGTATTGCGTTGTTGATGAACTTTGTGGGTTTAAGTCCCGCGCTTGGTGCATTTGTTGCGGGGGTCGTGCTTGCAAACAGCGAGTACAGGCACGAACTCGAGAGTGACATTGATCCTTTTAAGGGATTGCTGTTGGGGCTGTTTTTTATATCCGTGGGTGCGAGCATCAACTTCGGTTTGATCACAGGGCAGCCGGTTACAATTCTGCTCCTTACTTTCGGTTTGATGCTGACAAAAGCTGCGGTTGTTTTTGCGATCGGGAAGATTTTCCGTCTGGGAAATGGCGAAAGTTCAATATTTGCAGTCGCCCTTGCTCAGGTGGGAGAGTTCGCGTTTGTACTCTTCTCCTTCTCATCTTCACTTGGGATTCTTGACTCCAATACCACGGGAATTCTGACTGCTGTTGTGGCAATCAGCATGGCACTTACACCTTTTATCTTTACACTCAACGAAAAAGTTATTCTGCCGTTTCTCTCCCGCTCCACAATAAAACCCGAACGGGATGAGGATAAAATCGAGGAAAAAGGTAATGTGATAATCGCAGGGTTCGGCAGATTCGGTAATACCGCAGGAAGGTTCCTCAGGGCTAACGGTATTTTCCCGACCGTTATCGACAACGATTCGGATCGTGTGGAGACACTCCGAAAACTCGGAATCAAGGTGTATTACGGAGAACCCACCCGCCACGATCTCCTCCATGCAGCAGGGGCTGAAGACACGAAAATTATAATTATTGCACTCGATATCCCCGAAAAAGTGCTTGAAATGGTGCACACAGTTAAAAAACACTTTCCTCATGCAAAAATTCTCGCGAGGGCATACGACAGATCCGATGCCTACGAGTTGATGGATGCCGGAGTTGATAAAGTTTACCGGGAAACACTTGACACCTCATTAAGGATGGGTGCGGATACACTAAAATATCTCGGATACAGGGCGTATCAAACCGAAAGGATGAGCCACATCTTCTTCAGACACGATGAACAGAATCTGAAGGAACTGGCTGCCCACAGAAAGGACAGGTCGGAATATCTCTCCGCTGCGAGACAGGCTATCGAGGAACTGGAAGAAATAATAAAGGAAGATTTTAAAGATACAGATATCAGCAGGGATGCCGGTTGGGATTCCGAATCGCTCAGGGAGGAATTCGGAAAATCCTGAGATTTGAATGCTCTTGCATATCTGCCCGGAAAAGAGTAATTTGCAGGAGGAAAACAACCAAATTCAGATGAAGAAATTTAATAATTCGCTGTTGATTGTAATATATCTTGTTTCCGGACTCCTGGCGGGTTCGGCAAGCGGATTATTGTTGTCTTCCTCGCAGATTACCATCTCGACTACGAAGGGAAACCCCCGGACTCAGTACTTCACTTCCGCGAAAATTCCGACTCACATCGCCCCTGCCTCCTTCACGGAAATCGATGTTCATGATTTTTGTACGGGAATTGAAACACCTGATACAGACCCGGTAATCTTTCGGCAGGTAGAGTCCGGACTCCGTTTCCAGGCTCCAATTCTTACACTTCCATTAAATAAAGCCCCGCCCTTTATTCTCTCTTAGAACTTATCGTTAATTAATTTTTTTCGGACGATCCCGTTTGAGGTGCATAATGCCGCATTCCGTTCGTTCCGTAATTTAAACTTAAGAGAGATTAATATGAAAACTGAAGAAAAAGATGATTCAGGCATCTATGGCACGGTATTATTTGTAGTGCTTGGCGTTGGAGTAGTGCTCCTTTTATTAAAAGCAGTAATAGGATTTTAAAATGGAAACATCATCCCTCATTTTAATGGTTACTGTGTGGGTTGTTGTGATTTCATTTCTCACATATTTCCTTAGAAAAGCAGTGAAAACACAGAAAAAAGAGTGATGGCTTTACAGGAGTTTCCAAATGATGTATCATTTCCGGGATATTTTCTGAATGAATTGAGAATTATGTTTCAAAACATGATTCAACAATTTAGGAGCAAGGTTTTATGGACCCGTTGGAAAATCTGATTAACTACATCACCCGTGATACTGTTTTGTTTGCGGCGGTGCAGGCGATGGTAATCATCCCTGCACTCGTCTCAATAATTTATGAGTTCAACTCGAGTAAAAAAAGGAAAATCATCCCCGGGGAAACCCTGCCTTCAACGGAAAGTAAAACCCCCGACCCGTCCATCCGCCTTCAAAAGGTTTTGTACCCCGCCACTTTAATATTTTTCGCAGCAGTCTGCTTCGCAAATGATGAGATAGCCGGTCACCGGATTTTCTGGCTTGCGCTCGATTTCGGGCTGGTTACATGGTTGCTCCTGTTTAGCCGGTGGGTGAGTGAGAGATTCGTGTAGTTAGAGCCGCTATGCAGTAGTGTATCAAAAGCTATTATTTACATTTGTCGATTGCGGGGATTATGTGATTATTTTAAAAATCACATCCTGCCCGATTGACGAAAGATATATTTTGCATTTATCATAATTTAAATTATCTTTGTGTACCTTTTGTACCGATTTTACATATTCGGCATTTCACGATAATTAATTTAAGATTAAATGTGTTACGAACAGTTATTTGGGTATGATGGAAGCAATGACTGAATTTTGTCGAAGTAAAGGTTGCAAAAAACTGAGTAGATAACTTAACAATCTCTTCAAAATTATTGGAGCAACCATGTTCTGTCCTAATTGTGGGTCAACAGTCTCCGGTGGCAGCAGCTTCTGTGCCAGTTGTGGTGCCTCGCTTAATTCATCACGACCTCCCTACCAATCACCTAATCCACACAACGGTGGACAACCATCACCTTACGGTACACCCTATCCCCAACAAAGATCAAATAAAAGTCCGGGACTTGCCCTTGTGCTTTCTCTTCTTATTGTGGGCGGAGGGCAGTTTTATAACGGACAGATAAGCAAAGGTTTCATGTACCTTGGCGGAGCCGTCATTCTTGGAATGCTTTCGTTTTCAATTGGCTGGTTTCTTGTTGCCATCGGTTCAGCCATTGATGCTTATCAGACTGCAAAAACGCTTTAGAACCGTTACATGATCGGAATTTATCGTCCTCTGCGCTCTGATTTAAGTCGTGAAGCGCTCGATTTCGTAAATGCGATACACTGCACAGGTTGTATTGCCGGTAAAAATTACCGAGGCAGGTTATCAACACTTTTTTATCCATATGAAACCGATCTGCTGCTTTTGTTGGCATACGGATTAAAAAAGTCTAAAAATGCAATTGCAAATCATTCTTTTGGCAGGGCTGGTTGCACCATGTTCCCTCCACTCAGAAGGAATTTAGTTCAGGATCAATTTAACATGAACAAAGTTGCTGCTGCATTTTCGACAGTGATGATGTTTGCGGTTTTGGATGATAAAATCAGGGACGAGAACAAAAACTACCTCAAACACTTCAGAGCAAAATACCTTGAAGCACTTCCTGAATCTCTTGATATTCTTGGCATCAAGGTAGACACACCTCCTGATCCCCGTCTTCTGAAACACCTTAATGAGAAAGACGCCAGCACATTTCCTGATTATCTGGAACTTTTTGAGCCGTTTGTTGCAGGGCTTTGGATCGCTGCACTAAATCGACTTAACACAGGAATGTCTCAGGAGTTTATTGCAAAGCTTGCAAGAAATCTGAGTGATATAATGCTTCTGGTCGACATGATCAGCGATTTTGAAAGTGACAGACTGAATGGACAGTTTAATCCGCTTCGAGATCAAAACAAACTGATGGAGGCCGAAGATCAGTTGAATTCCACAGTTTCAGCGACTTCAATGATGATCAGAGGAGTTGCTGAACCGTACAAGGAAATATTAATTAACATCCTCTCAAAGGGGATTTATTCAATACTACATAAACGCCGGAAAAAATATGACGCGTGATGAAGCCTTAAGTATTTTAAAATTACCTCCAAATCCAACCACACAGGATATCCTAAAAGCGTACCGGGCACTATCCATGAAGTATCATCCCGATCTGTATCAGACCTCGGATGATGCTGTGAAAGAAGTGATGCATGAAAAGTTTCTACAGATTACAGCGGCAAAAGAATTTTTGCTTTCCTCACAATCAGATTCAAGCACTTCGAACAGTTCGGGACAGAATTACGGACAAAGTGCGGGTAATGATTTCAATTCTGACTATCTAAGGGCA
This is a stretch of genomic DNA from Bacteroidota bacterium. It encodes these proteins:
- a CDS encoding DUF5685 family protein gives rise to the protein MIGIYRPLRSDLSREALDFVNAIHCTGCIAGKNYRGRLSTLFYPYETDLLLLLAYGLKKSKNAIANHSFGRAGCTMFPPLRRNLVQDQFNMNKVAAAFSTVMMFAVLDDKIRDENKNYLKHFRAKYLEALPESLDILGIKVDTPPDPRLLKHLNEKDASTFPDYLELFEPFVAGLWIAALNRLNTGMSQEFIAKLARNLSDIMLLVDMISDFESDRLNGQFNPLRDQNKLMEAEDQLNSTVSATSMMIRGVAEPYKEILINILSKGIYSILHKRRKKYDA